The nucleotide window GGCGATGCCGCGCGATTTGTTGGAGCGTCTTCTGGCGGCGCAGACCTATGACATGGGGTTCTCGACGGTGGAATACGTTGCCTCCGCCCTTGTGGATCTCGATTTCCACGACGGGGACGCGCCGGATAACCCAATGGAATTACAAGAAAAAACCCTTGAGCGGATCGGAATGCCCCACGCGATTGAGATGCGGCACCGCACCCCGCAATTCGCCCATGTCTTTGCGGGCGATGGCTATTCCAGCGGTTACTACAGCTACATGTGGTCCGAAGTGATGGATGCGGATGCATTCGAGGCCTTCGAGGAGGCGGGTGGCGCATTCGATCCGAAGATGGCCAAGGCCTTGGAAACGCACATTCTTTCGGCGGGCGGCAGGGAGGAACCGGACGTGCTTTACACCGCGTTCCGGGGCCGGATGCCGGGGGTCGAGGCGCTGTTGAAAGGGCGCGGGCTGGATAGCGCCGCGTAGCGGGTCGGAGCGGCAAACCTGGTTAACAGGGCGCTCCAAACCGCGATGCAAGGTATATCAATGGTATATCAATCGGATTCGCCTGCGTCGGCGGGTCAGTCGAACACCTCACCCTGTTCGACACCCCAAAGCGCGCTTGCATCGACCCAGCCGCGATAGCCGCCAACCTCCATCAGGCACCAATCGGGCTGGCATTCGCGAAGTCGCCCGGTGACGCCAAGCTCGGCATAGGCGCGGATGGCGGTGCCGGTGTCGGGGCGGGCGTAAAGGGCGAGCATGTCCGTCTCCACGATGGCGGAGCGTTCGCCGCTCAACAGCGAATAATGCATCCAGCCGCCCGCGCCGTCGCGGTCCACGACGCGACGCCAATGGCCGTGTTCGGCGACGATCATCACCGGCATGTGGCGGCGGGTGAAGACCCAGTCGATCCGGTGGCTGCGCGACGGGCCGCGGCGGGCATTGCCTTCGGACGCGCGGATCGAGACGTAGCGCGGAATTGGGAAGCCGGTGACCGGGCCGACGCGCGGCTCCGCGCCCTCGGATTGGGCGGCGGCGGGTAACGGCGCAAGCGCCAGCATACATAGGGAGAGAAATAGGAACGCATATCTGCGCATGTCTGGTCTGCCTCGTCTCGTCACGGCCCGCCCCTTGCCGGAGATGCGCATTTGGTCGCGCGGCGGTGCCTTTGGTCTTGCCCGGCCCTGCGTGATCTTGCGCCCCGCAGTGCAATCGGAGAGTGTCACGGGGAGGCGCAGAAATCTATTGTTTGGAGGCTTCCCATGCCAGGTCAGCGGTTGAGTGTTGTCGTAACGCGACGGTTGCCCGAAGCGGTGGAAACCCGGATGACGGAATTGTTCGACGTGGAGCTGCGCGAAAGCGACCGTCCGATGGACCGCGATGAATTGGTCGATGCGATGCGCCGGGCCGATGTTCTGGTGCCCTGCATCGCCGACCGGATCGAGGGCGGGATGCTGGGACAGGCCGGGGATCGCCTGAAGCTGATCGCCAATTACGGGGCGGGGGTGGACCATATCGACGTCTCCACCGCGCGCCAGAGGGGGGTGTTGGTCAGCAACACGCCCGGCGTGATGACGGATGATACCGCCGACATGGTGATGGCGCTGATGCTGGGTGTCCTGCGCCGGGTCCCCGAAGGCATGGCCGTGATGCAGGAGGGGAATTGGCAGGGCTGGTCCCCCACGGCGTTCATGGGCGGGCGGATCGCGGGCAAGCGGCTGGGCATCCTTGGCATGGGCCGGATCGGGCAGGCGGTTGCCAAGCGCGCGGGCGCGTTCGGGATGCAGGTCCATTACCACAACCGCCGACGCCTGCACGAAGACACCGAAGCGGAGTTGCAGGCGACCTATTGGGACAGCCTGGACCAGATGATCGCCCGGATGGATGTGATCAGCGTCAATTGCCCCCACACGCCGAGCACGTTTCACCTGATGAATGCCCGTCGCCTGAAGCTGATGAAGCCCGACGCGGTGATCGTGAACACGTCGCGCGGGGAGGTGATCGACGAAAACGCCCTGACCCGGATGCTGCGCGCGGACGAGATTGCAGGTGCGGGCCTTGATGTGTTCGAGAAGGGGCGGGAGGTGAACCCGCGCCTCAGGGAGCTGTCGAACGTGGTTCTGCTGCCCCATATGGGTTCGGCCACCCGCGAGGGCCGCGCCGAGATGGGGGAAAAGGTGTTGATCAACATCAAGACCTTCGCCGATGGACACAGGCCGCCGGATCTGGTCGTGCCGTCGATGCTGTGAGCGACCGGGTCGAACCGCCGCTGGTCGCCCGCCCGCGCCCGCCGGAGCCTGAGCGCCCGGTGTTGCAGGGGGAGCGGCGGGCGGACGCGCCGGGTGGAACGGCGCGCGTCGGCAAACGGCGTGGGTTGCGGGCCTTGGGCTTCGTGTTGGCGGGGGCGCTGTGCCTGATTGTCGGGCTGCTGGACCTGGCCCGCGGCGGAGGGATCAATCCCGCCTTGCCGCCCGCCGTCGATGCGGCGGAAGAGATCGCGCTGGTCACGGCGGGTGTCTACGTGTCGCTGAGGGCGATCAACGCGGCCTTGTCGGCGGCCCAAGAGGTTGAGATCGGGGCCTCCATCGGCGCGCAGGCGAGTTTGCAGCCCCTGAAAGTGCTGGAGCCGGTGGATGATACGGTGGAGCGGGTGGCGGACGTGGTCTTTGCCGTGGCCGCCGGTGCGGCGCTTGCCACGGTGGGGCTGGAGCCGGTGGCGGCGCTTGGCCTTGTGGTGCTGGGCGTCGGATTGCTGGGGCTCGGCGGTGCGGGTGCAACGGGGCGCGAGAATGCGGCCGCGGCCAGCCTGCGGGCCGTGCGGCTGGGCGCGGCGCTTGGTCTGGTCCTTCCGCTGGTTTTTGCCGGGGGCGTGTGGCTGGGGGAGCGGGCCACGGCCCCGCAATGGGAGGCGGCGACGGCGGAACTGGACGCGGTCGCCAACGAGGCGCGCATCCTGATCCGCGACGGGGAGCAGGATTTGGTGGCCGAGGATGCCGAGGCCGATGGCCTGTTTTCCGGTTTCCTCACCGGCCTGTCGGACGTGGTGGGGGAGGTGCAGGACGCGGGCGCTGCAGTGAGCAATTACGTGGCCGCGGTGGAGGTTTTCATGACGCAGGCCGACGCGCTGTTCCGCGCGACGCTGACGATCATCGGGATCTTCGTGCTGCGCACGCTGGTTCTGCCCGCCGTGCTTTTGTGGTCGGTGATGGCGCTGCTGCGGCGCAGTGTAGCGTAGGGCGCTTTTTCGCGGGCGCGAATATTCACAGGTCGGGCAGCGGCGGGCAGAGTTGTTGCATAGTCCAATACATTTCTGGAGATCTGCCCGATGAGACTTGAGAAGATACTGATTGCGGCCCTTGCGGCCCTTTCCACGCTGGCCCCGACGCTGGCCGCCGCCGACAGTTGCTGGTGGCACAACGGATCCCTGATGCGGCTGAGTGCGAACGGGGAATACCGCTATTTCCATTATGAGCAGCCCCGCGCGGGATTGGAGCAGCTTGGCATCTATCGCGGCCAGCTTCTGTTCAGCGGCACCAATCGC belongs to Hasllibacter sp. MH4015 and includes:
- a CDS encoding SH3 domain-containing protein; translated protein: MLALAPLPAAAQSEGAEPRVGPVTGFPIPRYVSIRASEGNARRGPSRSHRIDWVFTRRHMPVMIVAEHGHWRRVVDRDGAGGWMHYSLLSGERSAIVETDMLALYARPDTGTAIRAYAELGVTGRLRECQPDWCLMEVGGYRGWVDASALWGVEQGEVFD
- a CDS encoding D-glycerate dehydrogenase, with product MPGQRLSVVVTRRLPEAVETRMTELFDVELRESDRPMDRDELVDAMRRADVLVPCIADRIEGGMLGQAGDRLKLIANYGAGVDHIDVSTARQRGVLVSNTPGVMTDDTADMVMALMLGVLRRVPEGMAVMQEGNWQGWSPTAFMGGRIAGKRLGILGMGRIGQAVAKRAGAFGMQVHYHNRRRLHEDTEAELQATYWDSLDQMIARMDVISVNCPHTPSTFHLMNARRLKLMKPDAVIVNTSRGEVIDENALTRMLRADEIAGAGLDVFEKGREVNPRLRELSNVVLLPHMGSATREGRAEMGEKVLINIKTFADGHRPPDLVVPSML